The following are from one region of the Natronocella acetinitrilica genome:
- a CDS encoding Bug family tripartite tricarboxylate transporter substrate binding protein encodes MNNQLLKVGLAVGLGLGLAVPTAAISSDNYPERTVEVINQFGPGGGTDLFIRAIGIPFSQITRQSMVGISVTGGGGVPAYIEFTSRPADGHNMMAVGPEEIINHVLGRIDITQLQGVSRVQWDQGVFYAPEGSQFENIEQVIEYARENPGGLTIAGTGAAGYDETLVGLWGLRSGAELNYIPFNSAAEAFSAVLGGHTDLLFEEYGPARSLVEAGEINPLVVFMEERLPVLPDVPTAEELGFEVNIGRWRGFAMHADDDPDHAEAMYDILAEAAKQDVYKNIEEQNALQFRSVVIGPEEFQEFLEGEIEIYEEVLGALGHL; translated from the coding sequence ATGAACAATCAGCTACTGAAAGTGGGCCTGGCCGTTGGCCTCGGGCTTGGTCTGGCGGTGCCCACTGCGGCGATCTCCAGCGACAATTATCCGGAGCGCACCGTCGAGGTGATCAACCAGTTCGGCCCGGGTGGCGGCACCGATCTCTTCATTCGGGCAATCGGCATTCCATTCTCCCAGATCACCCGGCAATCCATGGTGGGCATCTCCGTGACCGGGGGGGGTGGCGTCCCGGCCTATATCGAGTTCACTAGCCGACCGGCGGATGGTCACAACATGATGGCCGTGGGCCCAGAGGAGATCATCAACCATGTACTCGGCCGCATCGACATCACCCAACTGCAGGGCGTGAGCCGGGTGCAGTGGGATCAGGGCGTCTTCTACGCTCCCGAGGGCAGCCAGTTCGAGAACATCGAGCAGGTCATCGAATATGCCAGGGAGAACCCGGGGGGCCTCACCATCGCCGGGACCGGCGCAGCGGGCTACGATGAGACTCTCGTGGGTCTGTGGGGCCTGCGCTCTGGCGCCGAGCTCAACTACATTCCTTTCAACTCGGCGGCGGAAGCATTCTCGGCGGTGTTGGGTGGACACACCGACCTTCTCTTCGAGGAGTACGGCCCCGCCCGCTCGTTGGTCGAGGCCGGAGAGATCAATCCCTTGGTCGTCTTCATGGAGGAGCGCCTGCCAGTGCTACCCGATGTCCCCACCGCGGAGGAGCTTGGCTTTGAGGTCAACATCGGCCGCTGGAGGGGTTTCGCGATGCATGCCGACGATGATCCGGACCACGCAGAAGCGATGTACGACATCCTGGCGGAGGCGGCCAAGCAGGACGTGTACAAAAACATTGAGGAGCAGAATGCGTTGCAGTTCCGTTCCGTGGTGATTGGTCCGGAGGAGTTCCAGGAATTCCTCGAAGGGGAAATCGAAATATACGAAGAGGTACTGGGGGCGCTGGGCCACCTGTAA
- a CDS encoding ferredoxin reductase family protein — protein MIPRALLWLSAYVVLALIPLGVALVHQPAEARAFWVELGAMLGFLGLGVLAVQMLITGRHRWFAPEIGLDNTLQFHRQVGIFAMLLVLAHPVTLILAEPENLTYLDPREDILRAVSLTLVVISVIIVVCTSLWRVTIGLPNEWWRVLHGGLALFIVIGGLGHALMVDHYTAGAATKGMLAGLVLIPLGFLVDTRLLRPLRMRRRPWRVAATQPERGDSTTIRLEPVGHEGLVFAPGQFIWVTLGETPFSLQQHPFSLASSATEPQAIAFTAKRLGDFTATLPSVEPGTRAWIEGPYGAFVPDSDRAGTIVLIAGGIGITPIMSILRTFAERGVRTPLWLIYANEDWESATFREELDALTNRLPLQLIHVLDSPPEHWSGETGFVDEELLERCLPADSKDVEYFICGPPPLMDVAEKALLSRGASPTRLYSDRFDLYYKE, from the coding sequence ATGATCCCACGCGCCCTTCTGTGGTTGTCTGCTTACGTCGTATTGGCCCTGATTCCCCTCGGCGTGGCCCTCGTCCATCAGCCTGCCGAGGCGAGAGCGTTCTGGGTGGAGTTGGGTGCGATGCTCGGTTTTCTCGGCCTCGGGGTGCTTGCCGTGCAGATGCTGATCACCGGCCGCCATCGGTGGTTCGCCCCAGAAATTGGCCTGGACAACACGTTGCAGTTCCATCGGCAGGTCGGCATTTTCGCCATGCTGCTCGTACTCGCCCATCCCGTAACGTTGATCCTCGCCGAGCCGGAGAACCTGACGTACCTGGACCCCCGGGAAGACATCCTGCGTGCAGTTTCACTCACTTTGGTCGTGATCAGCGTGATTATCGTGGTGTGCACCTCCCTTTGGCGGGTCACCATCGGCTTGCCCAATGAATGGTGGCGAGTTCTCCACGGCGGGCTTGCGCTGTTCATTGTCATTGGCGGCCTGGGCCATGCCTTGATGGTCGACCATTACACCGCCGGGGCGGCAACGAAAGGAATGCTTGCCGGCCTGGTGCTGATTCCGCTCGGGTTTCTGGTGGATACCCGCTTGCTGCGGCCGCTGCGAATGCGCCGACGGCCCTGGCGTGTCGCGGCAACACAGCCCGAGCGCGGCGATTCAACCACCATCCGCCTCGAGCCCGTTGGCCACGAGGGTCTGGTATTCGCGCCCGGCCAGTTCATTTGGGTGACATTGGGCGAGACACCGTTTTCGCTACAGCAGCACCCGTTCTCGCTGGCTTCCTCGGCGACAGAACCGCAGGCAATCGCCTTTACGGCCAAACGACTTGGCGACTTCACGGCCACGCTGCCGAGTGTGGAGCCCGGTACACGGGCCTGGATTGAGGGCCCCTACGGCGCCTTCGTTCCCGACAGCGATCGCGCGGGGACTATCGTTCTGATCGCGGGCGGCATTGGAATCACACCGATCATGAGCATACTGCGCACCTTTGCAGAGCGCGGCGTGCGCACGCCGCTGTGGCTCATCTACGCCAACGAAGACTGGGAGAGTGCCACCTTTCGGGAGGAACTCGATGCGCTCACCAACAGACTTCCGCTGCAGCTCATCCATGTGCTGGATAGTCCACCAGAACACTGGAGCGGCGAGACAGGCTTTGTCGACGAGGAGTTGCTTGAGCGCTGCCTGCCGGCGGACAGCAAGGACGTGGAGTATTTCATCTGCGGACCACCTCCGCTAATGGATGTCGCCGAGAAGGCCCTGTTAAGCCGCGGCGCTTCCCCTACGCGACTCTACTCCGATCGCTTCGACCTATATTATAAGGAGTGA
- a CDS encoding HupE/UreJ family protein gives MASMIIVGILIAAAPPLPWSACYALSVLFGMSHGLANSVTLINSTNFHEFIPGLLTGASLAMLGGDERNKFLRPLRLAE, from the coding sequence GTGGCATCGATGATAATCGTCGGCATTCTGATTGCTGCCGCGCCGCCGCTGCCGTGGTCCGCCTGTTATGCACTTTCAGTGCTCTTTGGCATGAGCCATGGACTCGCCAACAGCGTCACCCTGATCAACTCGACAAACTTTCACGAATTCATCCCCGGACTCCTCACGGGCGCGTCCCTCGCAATGCTGGGTGGAGATGAGCGAAACAAGTTCCTCCGCCCTCTTCGGCTGGCCGAATGA
- a CDS encoding phasin family protein: MSKEAANQMHSQIESTVAGPARTYANLMLDHIQQLTSLQLEAARAYADTGLQQARAALEVKDPSDLHSYVENQQKVAQALSERFKSDIEKVTSLNQTFAQKAQKIAQDSAREMSSAAEEGTERAAQALEKGTRKSTQAQAKGQ; the protein is encoded by the coding sequence ATGAGTAAAGAAGCCGCTAACCAGATGCATAGCCAGATAGAGAGCACCGTTGCCGGTCCGGCGCGCACTTACGCCAACCTGATGCTGGATCATATTCAGCAGCTTACAAGCCTGCAGCTCGAGGCTGCCAGGGCCTATGCCGATACCGGTCTGCAACAGGCTCGCGCCGCACTGGAGGTGAAAGACCCATCCGATCTTCACAGCTACGTCGAGAACCAACAGAAGGTCGCCCAGGCGTTGAGCGAGCGCTTCAAGAGCGATATCGAAAAGGTCACGTCCCTGAACCAGACTTTCGCCCAGAAGGCACAGAAGATTGCGCAGGACAGTGCCCGGGAGATGTCCAGTGCCGCCGAGGAAGGCACCGAGAGGGCAGCTCAGGCCTTGGAGAAAGGCACCAGGAAATCGACTCAGGCTCAAGCAAAAGGTCAGTAA
- a CDS encoding DsbA family protein produces MWQNGWIASTTTAMLTALGLPAREIIETAESPSNKEHLRQQTDEALARGIFGAPTFFVGDEMFWGNDRLDDAMDRLRSRESTLY; encoded by the coding sequence ATTTGGCAGAATGGCTGGATCGCATCAACCACTACCGCCATGCTGACGGCATTGGGATTACCAGCCCGGGAGATCATCGAGACCGCCGAGTCACCGTCAAACAAGGAACACCTGCGCCAGCAGACCGACGAAGCCCTGGCAAGGGGGATTTTCGGAGCACCGACGTTTTTCGTCGGTGACGAAATGTTCTGGGGAAATGACCGGCTGGACGACGCAATGGACCGTCTGCGATCAAGAGAGTCAACACTTTATTAA
- a CDS encoding 2-hydroxychromene-2-carboxylate isomerase produces the protein MSDTIIYYYSHVSPWSFMGHAPLAQLAAEMGCDIDYRPVSTRRIFPKTGGVPVAQRPPERQAYRMTELRRWSRKRGVPLNLEPRHFPTDDQPAARLALTAKAEGHDIAALSGALMRACWIEERQLADEETLAAIADSVGLDGSALLAASKEDKAEALLHQSCEQALADGCFGVPWYIYRDEPYWGQDRLELLREALASG, from the coding sequence ATGTCCGACACCATCATCTATTACTACAGCCACGTGTCACCGTGGAGCTTCATGGGCCACGCCCCGTTGGCGCAACTGGCAGCCGAGATGGGTTGCGATATCGATTACCGACCCGTGTCCACCCGGCGCATTTTCCCGAAGACCGGGGGCGTTCCGGTGGCGCAGCGGCCACCGGAACGGCAAGCCTACCGTATGACTGAACTCAGGCGCTGGTCGCGCAAGCGCGGCGTACCGCTGAACCTGGAACCAAGGCACTTTCCCACCGACGACCAGCCGGCAGCCCGCCTGGCCTTGACGGCAAAGGCCGAGGGCCACGACATCGCGGCACTCTCCGGCGCGCTGATGCGGGCCTGCTGGATCGAGGAGCGGCAACTGGCAGACGAGGAAACGCTGGCAGCCATCGCCGACAGCGTGGGGCTGGATGGCAGCGCCCTGCTCGCCGCAAGCAAGGAAGACAAAGCTGAAGCGCTACTTCACCAGTCCTGCGAGCAGGCGCTGGCCGACGGCTGCTTCGGTGTCCCCTGGTACATCTACCGCGATGAACCGTACTGGGGCCAGGATCGGCTTGAGTTGTTGCGAGAGGCACTTGCCAGCGGCTGA
- a CDS encoding autotransporter outer membrane beta-barrel domain-containing protein: MGKLHGARIRTAWLAVAGLTVWVGTLSPLEARRLAAEIDFYLGDDCAAMGFERDANNQVPPEQAGPNLAAYCSLPPPPPPPDPGAPPGIIVPPDPTPTFSAPGTGATSNRIGRRAGSELRRRAPPPEDEEEQDNGMALHWRQLDRALGGGSSEFYLEGQTPWSAYLTLEREREEQQQTRLEDGHDSRGQAVLIGADRWLSANVLLGIAADIRRVEGSPRNGGDFTIDSQGLTLYGSFLPDQRGTFIDLSLGVSRQDMEQRRRTLREIIEGDPDSDPQIDIPPTVVRGTTDGSSVHAALGVGTDFTSGRYVVGPRASLQLRRTRMDAYRERGETPLTLTYDDRTQQSVQSMIGLYASAAFSLPKAVLVPQLEVNWIHEFRDDQQTLTARFAEDRRDDPVILRYNDQPPDRDYYLAQVAVTAVLPYGISAFAALRTTFRHDYLRQRSAAIGLRAEF; the protein is encoded by the coding sequence GTGGGCAAGTTGCACGGAGCACGCATCAGGACCGCATGGTTGGCGGTGGCCGGATTGACCGTCTGGGTGGGTACGTTGAGCCCGCTGGAAGCCCGCCGTCTGGCTGCGGAGATTGACTTCTACCTCGGTGACGATTGCGCCGCCATGGGCTTTGAGCGGGACGCCAACAATCAGGTCCCGCCGGAGCAGGCCGGTCCGAACCTCGCAGCTTATTGTTCCTTGCCACCGCCGCCGCCTCCACCAGATCCCGGTGCGCCCCCGGGGATCATCGTACCTCCGGACCCGACGCCGACCTTCAGTGCTCCCGGCACCGGCGCCACCAGCAACAGGATCGGACGCCGTGCGGGCAGCGAGCTCAGGCGGCGAGCGCCACCGCCGGAAGACGAGGAGGAGCAGGACAATGGCATGGCCCTGCACTGGCGTCAGCTGGACCGCGCCCTGGGTGGTGGGAGCAGCGAGTTCTATCTGGAAGGACAAACACCCTGGTCCGCCTACCTCACACTGGAGCGGGAGCGTGAGGAGCAGCAGCAAACCCGGCTCGAAGATGGTCACGACAGCCGTGGGCAGGCAGTGCTCATCGGCGCTGACCGGTGGCTATCGGCAAACGTCCTGCTGGGCATTGCCGCCGACATACGCAGAGTGGAAGGTTCGCCGCGCAATGGTGGCGACTTCACGATTGATAGCCAGGGGCTGACCCTCTATGGATCGTTTCTGCCGGATCAGCGCGGCACCTTCATTGACCTCAGCCTGGGCGTGAGTCGACAGGACATGGAGCAACGCCGCCGCACCTTGCGGGAGATCATCGAGGGCGATCCTGATAGCGACCCGCAGATTGATATTCCCCCCACCGTTGTCCGCGGCACCACGGATGGTTCCTCGGTACACGCAGCCCTTGGCGTCGGCACCGACTTCACGAGCGGGCGTTACGTGGTCGGGCCCCGCGCCTCGCTGCAACTCAGACGAACGCGCATGGACGCCTACCGGGAACGCGGCGAGACGCCGCTGACATTGACCTACGACGATCGGACACAACAGTCCGTGCAGAGCATGATCGGGCTCTACGCCAGCGCAGCCTTCTCCCTGCCCAAGGCGGTGCTGGTTCCTCAGCTGGAAGTGAACTGGATCCATGAATTCCGCGACGACCAGCAGACCCTGACCGCCCGCTTCGCCGAGGATCGGCGGGATGATCCGGTGATCCTCCGCTACAACGACCAGCCACCGGACCGTGACTACTACCTGGCCCAGGTCGCGGTAACCGCAGTACTGCCCTACGGCATCAGCGCCTTCGCCGCGCTGCGAACAACCTTCCGCCACGACTACCTGCGCCAGCGCAGTGCCGCCATCGGCCTGCGGGCGGAGTTCTGA
- a CDS encoding LysR family transcriptional regulator, translated as MDFRTLETFVWIARLGSFRAAAERVYTTQPSVSSRIANLESELGVRLFDRRGRQVSLTAKGRELLDYAERLISLRGDMLQAVANRDAIRGSIRLGVAETIVYTWLPRLIERLNVAYPAVNIELDVDISVHLAEKIMSHELDLAFLMGTVNQPDVANLPLCRYPLSWVASPRLDIPDEPVPLAALSRWPIITYPRLSKPHADIRGMLEQSGERVRIHASSSLATIIRMTVDGIGVSALPTQILEQEIASGNLRVFQVAAPDLSLDFSVSYGINPESQVARAIAELALDSVPR; from the coding sequence GTGGACTTCCGAACCCTGGAAACCTTTGTCTGGATCGCCCGCCTGGGCAGCTTTCGCGCGGCCGCAGAACGCGTCTACACCACCCAGCCATCGGTCTCCTCACGCATCGCCAATCTCGAATCCGAACTCGGCGTGCGCTTGTTCGACCGTCGCGGCCGCCAGGTGTCCCTCACCGCGAAAGGGCGGGAGTTGCTGGATTACGCCGAGCGACTCATCAGTCTGCGCGGTGACATGCTGCAGGCGGTGGCCAACCGGGACGCGATTCGCGGAAGCATTCGCCTGGGTGTGGCGGAGACCATCGTCTACACCTGGCTGCCGCGACTGATAGAGCGACTGAACGTCGCCTATCCTGCGGTTAACATCGAGCTAGATGTAGACATCTCCGTACATCTTGCAGAAAAAATCATGTCCCATGAGCTTGATCTCGCCTTTCTCATGGGAACGGTCAACCAGCCCGATGTGGCGAACCTTCCCCTGTGCCGTTACCCGCTGAGCTGGGTAGCGAGCCCACGCCTCGACATCCCTGACGAGCCGGTGCCGCTTGCCGCGTTGTCTCGCTGGCCGATCATCACCTATCCCCGCCTGAGCAAACCCCACGCCGATATCCGCGGCATGCTGGAGCAATCCGGCGAGCGAGTGCGTATCCATGCGAGTTCTTCGCTGGCCACCATCATCCGCATGACCGTGGACGGCATCGGTGTCAGCGCATTGCCTACACAGATCCTTGAGCAGGAGATCGCCAGTGGCAATCTGCGGGTGTTTCAGGTTGCCGCCCCGGACCTGAGCCTCGACTTCAGCGTGTCATACGGCATCAACCCGGAGTCGCAGGTGGCCCGCGCCATCGCCGAACTGGCTCTGGACAGTGTTCCCCGCTGA
- a CDS encoding putative hydro-lyase, with translation MVSTVERWAQASAVDVRRAARAGELTASTAGMAGGFVQVNLVILPARDAADFLRFCQGNPKPCPLLAVSEPGERGLPRLGADLDIATDVPRYRVFRHGQAVADPTDIVELWQDDLVTFALGCSFTFDHVLSQADIALRHVEQGCNVSMYDTSLPLARSGPFGGNMVVSMRPLNAADAIRAIQISTRFPLVHGAPVHLGDPDRIGIRDIAAPEYGEPVAIRDGELPVFWACGVTPQRALVDAGLPLAMTHSPGHMLVTDLREHEIAVC, from the coding sequence ATGGTATCGACGGTGGAGCGGTGGGCGCAGGCAAGCGCCGTCGACGTGCGCAGGGCGGCGCGAGCAGGAGAGCTGACAGCATCCACGGCGGGTATGGCCGGCGGATTCGTGCAGGTCAATCTGGTGATTCTTCCGGCCCGTGACGCCGCCGACTTCCTGCGGTTCTGTCAGGGCAACCCCAAGCCGTGCCCCCTGCTGGCAGTCAGTGAGCCCGGCGAGCGCGGCCTGCCGCGGCTCGGCGCGGATCTCGATATCGCCACGGATGTTCCCCGCTACCGCGTGTTCCGCCATGGCCAGGCCGTCGCCGACCCCACCGATATCGTCGAACTCTGGCAGGACGACCTGGTGACCTTCGCCCTTGGTTGCTCGTTCACCTTCGACCATGTGCTGAGCCAGGCGGACATCGCGCTCCGCCATGTCGAGCAGGGCTGCAACGTCAGCATGTACGACACGAGCCTGCCGCTGGCGAGATCCGGACCATTCGGCGGCAACATGGTGGTGAGCATGCGGCCCCTGAACGCCGCCGATGCCATTCGAGCCATTCAGATTTCCACACGCTTTCCACTGGTGCATGGCGCGCCCGTCCACCTCGGCGACCCCGACCGGATCGGGATACGCGATATCGCAGCGCCCGAGTACGGCGAGCCGGTGGCCATCAGGGATGGAGAACTACCTGTGTTCTGGGCCTGCGGTGTGACGCCGCAGCGCGCGCTGGTGGATGCCGGCCTGCCGCTGGCCATGACCCACAGCCCGGGGCACATGCTGGTAACCGACCTGCGGGAGCACGAAATTGCCGTGTGTTGA
- a CDS encoding TRAP transporter substrate-binding protein, with product MKQSTQLLAAAVMGGGLALTAGNLQAMENASFNYVGSWSSLSLYQNFERPFWEDHLPEASDGAVSTQVTTFDQMGLGGGEVYRLMGRGVLEVVSTVAGYAVQDAPELEGLDMPMIAPDLDLARQLADAYKPVMADAMAERFDGAQLLAIVPYPSQMVFCNAEISGLDDLAGKKIRASGRTTAEFLEALGAEGITLNFSEVPGALQRGVIDCAVTGSLSGYSSGWHEVSTHLYPLPVGGWDHVVTAINGDKWNGLSAEMQEWLMDEVATNYENAVWEAAVEETREGIACLTGTGECGRGDAGSMVLVEASDDDFTNATRHLEETVIPRWAARVSQQWVDRWNETIGEITGITASR from the coding sequence ATGAAGCAGTCGACTCAGCTTTTGGCAGCCGCCGTCATGGGTGGCGGGCTTGCCCTCACCGCAGGGAACCTCCAGGCCATGGAGAACGCCAGTTTCAACTACGTGGGCAGTTGGAGCAGTCTGTCCCTGTACCAGAACTTCGAGCGGCCTTTCTGGGAGGACCACCTGCCCGAGGCCTCCGATGGCGCGGTCAGCACCCAGGTAACCACTTTTGACCAGATGGGACTGGGTGGCGGTGAAGTCTACCGGCTCATGGGCCGTGGCGTGCTCGAGGTGGTATCCACCGTGGCCGGTTATGCCGTGCAGGACGCACCGGAGCTGGAAGGGCTGGATATGCCCATGATCGCACCGGATCTGGACCTGGCGCGGCAACTGGCTGACGCCTACAAGCCGGTGATGGCCGATGCGATGGCCGAGCGCTTCGACGGTGCCCAGTTGCTGGCTATTGTGCCCTACCCCTCGCAGATGGTGTTCTGCAATGCCGAGATCTCCGGCCTCGATGATCTTGCCGGCAAGAAGATTCGTGCCAGTGGCCGTACCACCGCCGAGTTCCTGGAAGCGCTGGGGGCCGAGGGCATCACCCTCAACTTCAGTGAAGTGCCCGGTGCCCTGCAGCGCGGCGTCATCGACTGCGCCGTGACCGGCTCCCTTTCCGGTTACAGCTCCGGCTGGCACGAAGTGTCCACCCACCTCTACCCGCTGCCCGTGGGTGGCTGGGATCACGTCGTTACCGCCATCAATGGCGACAAGTGGAACGGCCTGTCCGCCGAAATGCAGGAATGGCTGATGGACGAAGTTGCCACCAACTACGAGAACGCCGTCTGGGAAGCCGCGGTGGAAGAAACCCGCGAAGGTATCGCCTGCCTGACCGGCACCGGCGAATGCGGTCGCGGTGACGCCGGCTCAATGGTGCTGGTCGAGGCTTCCGACGACGACTTCACCAATGCCACCCGCCATCTGGAAGAAACCGTGATTCCCCGCTGGGCCGCTCGTGTCAGCCAGCAGTGGGTCGACCGCTGGAACGAGACCATCGGTGAAATCACTGGTATCACCGCTTCACGCTGA
- a CDS encoding TRAP transporter small permease subunit, with amino-acid sequence MLDRLAKWLDTALFWVDRGSLWLARGGGVLILLTVAMVTVEILSRRFIGRSAVHATELTGYIMAISASWAFAYTLFRKAHIRIDALYLQLPVSVRSILDLLALATLGLFCVLVVGAALDVAMSSFNRGSTANTPLQTPMWIPQFLWAFGLCWFAFAVGLLLLRVLVGLAALDVKAVQRVAGSPTLDDQISAEVREEQ; translated from the coding sequence ATGCTCGATCGCCTCGCCAAATGGCTGGACACGGCCCTTTTCTGGGTCGACCGTGGTTCGCTCTGGCTTGCACGTGGCGGTGGCGTGCTGATTCTGCTCACCGTTGCCATGGTGACGGTAGAGATCCTCTCGCGGCGTTTCATCGGTCGTTCCGCGGTCCATGCCACGGAACTCACCGGTTACATCATGGCTATCAGCGCGAGCTGGGCGTTTGCCTACACGCTGTTTCGCAAGGCCCATATCCGGATAGACGCTCTTTACCTGCAGTTGCCGGTGTCCGTGCGCAGTATTCTCGACCTGCTGGCGCTGGCAACCCTGGGGCTGTTCTGCGTACTGGTGGTGGGTGCCGCGCTGGATGTGGCCATGTCGTCGTTCAATCGCGGTTCGACCGCCAACACGCCCCTGCAGACGCCCATGTGGATCCCCCAGTTTCTCTGGGCCTTCGGCTTGTGCTGGTTCGCCTTTGCCGTGGGTCTGTTGCTGCTTCGGGTTCTGGTCGGGCTGGCAGCGCTGGATGTGAAGGCGGTGCAGCGGGTGGCCGGCAGTCCCACCCTGGATGATCAGATCAGCGCCGAAGTGAGGGAAGAACAATGA
- a CDS encoding TRAP transporter large permease — MIGMILFVLLLLLILSVPVAATLIALALFLDEFYSPFPLVRALGDVLWSASDSFLLIAIPLFILLGEILVRTGIARGTYEALESWLSWLPGGLLHANIGTATMFSATSGSSVATAATIGTVALPQGEKLGYNPRLFTGSIAAGGTLGIMIPPSINLIVYGFLTETSIPRLFAAGLIPGLMLALLFIIGTALLCYWRPAMGGPRRYHDWPTRFRGLRHLLPVLILFGVVVGSIYAGWATPTEAAALGVIGAMIIALVMGRLGWRIIVDALDGTMRTTGMIMLIIIASYFLNFVLASTGITRELASFLQGAGLGPYETLALVIVLYIVLGFFIETLSLMVITIPIVAPIIIALGFDPVWFGILLILLIEMALITPPVGLNLYVVQGVRERGSLNDVMIGALPYVLIMMVMGALLIAFPSIALYLPSILR, encoded by the coding sequence ATGATCGGCATGATCCTGTTCGTCCTGTTGCTGCTGCTGATTCTCAGTGTACCGGTGGCCGCAACCCTCATTGCACTGGCGCTGTTTCTCGACGAATTCTATTCGCCGTTCCCGCTGGTGCGGGCACTGGGAGACGTGCTCTGGTCGGCGTCCGACAGCTTTCTGCTGATCGCCATACCGCTGTTCATCCTGCTCGGCGAAATCCTGGTGCGCACGGGTATCGCCCGGGGCACTTACGAGGCCTTGGAGTCCTGGCTGTCCTGGCTGCCCGGTGGCCTGCTTCATGCCAATATCGGAACGGCGACCATGTTCTCCGCCACCTCCGGATCCAGCGTCGCCACTGCCGCCACCATCGGCACCGTGGCCCTGCCCCAGGGCGAGAAGCTGGGCTACAATCCGCGGCTTTTCACCGGCTCCATCGCCGCCGGGGGAACGCTCGGCATCATGATCCCGCCTTCCATCAACCTGATCGTCTACGGCTTTCTCACCGAGACGTCGATCCCGCGGCTGTTTGCCGCCGGCCTCATTCCCGGCCTGATGCTGGCGCTGCTGTTCATCATCGGCACCGCGCTGTTGTGCTACTGGCGGCCGGCCATGGGCGGGCCGCGGCGCTATCATGATTGGCCCACGCGGTTCCGCGGCCTGCGCCATCTGCTGCCGGTGCTGATCCTTTTCGGTGTGGTGGTGGGTTCCATCTATGCCGGCTGGGCGACCCCCACCGAGGCCGCTGCGCTGGGGGTGATCGGCGCCATGATCATTGCACTGGTCATGGGTCGGCTGGGCTGGCGCATCATTGTCGACGCCCTGGACGGCACCATGCGCACCACGGGCATGATCATGCTGATCATCATCGCCTCGTACTTCCTCAATTTCGTCCTGGCGTCCACCGGCATCACGCGGGAGCTGGCGAGCTTCCTCCAGGGTGCCGGCCTCGGGCCTTACGAGACCCTGGCCCTGGTGATCGTGCTCTACATCGTGCTCGGCTTTTTCATCGAGACCTTGTCGCTGATGGTGATTACCATTCCCATCGTTGCACCCATCATCATCGCCCTCGGGTTCGATCCGGTGTGGTTCGGCATCCTGCTGATCCTGCTGATCGAAATGGCGCTGATTACCCCGCCGGTGGGCCTCAATCTCTATGTGGTCCAGGGGGTCCGTGAGCGTGGCTCGCTGAATGATGTGATGATCGGCGCTCTGCCCTATGTGCTGATCATGATGGTCATGGGGGCCTTGCTGATCGCCTTCCCGTCCATCGCTTTGTATCTGCCCTCCATCCTGCGCTAG
- a CDS encoding DUF2848 domain-containing protein: MTRFRLADTDATLDIAIDELIIAGWAGREQASIQAHIEELQALGVSPPSQTPLFYRVSGDLLTSNSRIQVLGEGSSGEVEALLVGTPDGTFVGVSSDHTDREAEAWSVAYSKQCCAKPAAALLWRLDDVIHHWDELQLESHATIGGERHLYQHGSIAELLHPKDLLASYGINGSSLRPGQAMLCGTLPVHGGVRPASRFDMALIDPVRGRRIDHGYEVQTLPVVS, encoded by the coding sequence ATGACTCGATTTCGCCTGGCTGACACGGACGCCACCCTCGACATTGCCATCGACGAACTGATCATCGCTGGATGGGCCGGCCGCGAGCAGGCCTCTATCCAGGCCCATATAGAAGAGTTGCAGGCGCTCGGCGTATCGCCGCCCTCGCAGACGCCGCTCTTCTATCGTGTATCCGGCGATCTGCTCACCAGCAACAGCCGTATCCAGGTGCTGGGCGAGGGCAGTAGCGGTGAGGTCGAGGCGCTGCTGGTGGGTACGCCGGACGGTACCTTCGTCGGCGTGTCCTCCGACCATACCGACCGGGAGGCAGAGGCCTGGTCCGTGGCCTACTCCAAGCAATGCTGTGCCAAGCCCGCAGCAGCCCTGTTGTGGCGACTCGACGACGTGATCCACCATTGGGACGAGCTACAGCTGGAATCCCACGCCACAATCGGTGGCGAGCGTCACCTTTACCAGCATGGCAGTATCGCCGAATTGCTGCACCCGAAGGATCTGCTGGCCAGTTACGGGATCAATGGCTCGAGCCTGCGCCCCGGCCAGGCCATGCTCTGCGGCACCCTACCGGTGCACGGTGGCGTCCGACCCGCCAGTCGCTTCGACATGGCGCTGATCGATCCGGTGCGCGGTCGACGCATTGATCATGGTTACGAGGTCCAGACCCTGCCGGTGGTGAGCTGA